The proteins below are encoded in one region of Rhizobacter sp.:
- the rpmD gene encoding 50S ribosomal protein L30 has translation MAAADKKTVTVKLVRSIAGTRESHRATVRGLGLRKLNSTSTLEDTPSVRGMITKVQYLVKVI, from the coding sequence ATGGCAGCAGCAGACAAGAAGACCGTCACCGTGAAGCTCGTGCGCAGCATCGCCGGCACGCGTGAATCGCACCGCGCCACCGTGCGTGGCCTGGGCCTGCGCAAGCTCAACAGCACCTCCACGCTCGAGGACACCCCGTCCGTGCGCGGCATGATCACCAAGGTCCAGTACCTGGTGAAGGTGATCTGA
- the rpsH gene encoding 30S ribosomal protein S8 → MSMSDPIADMLTRIRNAQMVEKTSVALPSSKLKVAIAQVLKDEGYIESFAITGDKAKPQLEIALKYYAGRPVIEHIERVSRPGLRIYKGRHDIPSVQNGLGVAIVTTPKGVMTDRKARQAGIGGEVLCYVA, encoded by the coding sequence ATGAGCATGAGTGATCCTATCGCCGACATGCTGACGCGCATCCGCAACGCGCAGATGGTCGAGAAGACCAGCGTTGCCCTGCCGTCCAGCAAGCTGAAGGTGGCGATTGCCCAGGTCCTGAAGGACGAGGGTTACATCGAGAGCTTCGCCATCACCGGCGACAAGGCCAAGCCGCAGCTGGAAATCGCGCTGAAGTACTACGCAGGCCGCCCCGTGATCGAGCACATCGAGCGCGTGAGCCGTCCTGGCCTGCGCATCTACAAGGGTCGCCACGATATCCCCAGCGTTCAGAACGGTCTGGGTGTGGCCATCGTCACCACCCCGAAGGGCGTGATGACCGACCGCAAGGCACGCCAAGCCGGTATCGGCGGCGAAGTGCTCTGCTACGTCGCCTAA
- the rplO gene encoding 50S ribosomal protein L15 — MELNSIKPAAGSKRPRRRVGRGIGSGLGKTAGRGHKGQKSRSGGYHKVGFEGGQMPLQRRLPKRGFKSASLKYNAEISLTDLERLGAAEVDVLALKAAGLVGELAKVVKVIKSGELTKKVALKGIGATAGAKAAIEAAGGSVA, encoded by the coding sequence ATGGAACTCAACAGCATCAAGCCCGCCGCTGGTTCGAAGCGCCCCCGTCGCCGTGTCGGCCGTGGCATCGGCTCTGGCCTGGGCAAGACCGCAGGCCGCGGCCACAAGGGCCAGAAGTCGCGTTCGGGCGGCTACCACAAGGTCGGTTTCGAAGGCGGCCAGATGCCGCTGCAGCGTCGCCTGCCGAAGCGTGGCTTCAAGTCGGCTTCGCTCAAGTACAACGCCGAGATCAGCCTGACCGACCTGGAGCGCCTGGGCGCTGCGGAAGTCGACGTGCTCGCACTCAAGGCCGCGGGCCTCGTGGGCGAACTCGCCAAGGTGGTCAAGGTGATCAAGTCGGGCGAGCTGACCAAGAAGGTCGCGCTCAAGGGCATTGGCGCCACCGCTGGCGCGAAGGCGGCCATCGAAGCCGCCGGTGGCTCGGTCGCCTGA
- the rpsS gene encoding 30S ribosomal protein S19: MTRSLKKGPFVDHHLQAKVEKAVATKDKKPIKTWSRRSTILPDFIGVTIAVHNGKQHVPVYVTDQMVGHKLGEFALTRTFKGHPADKKANKK; the protein is encoded by the coding sequence ATGACTCGTTCACTCAAGAAGGGTCCGTTCGTCGACCATCACCTTCAGGCCAAGGTCGAGAAGGCTGTTGCGACCAAGGACAAGAAGCCCATCAAGACCTGGTCGCGCCGCTCGACGATCCTCCCCGATTTCATCGGTGTGACGATCGCCGTGCACAACGGCAAGCAGCACGTGCCGGTATACGTCACGGACCAGATGGTCGGCCACAAGCTCGGCGAATTTGCGCTCACCCGCACGTTCAAGGGCCATCCGGCTGACAAGAAGGCCAACAAGAAGTAA
- the rplX gene encoding 50S ribosomal protein L24, producing MNKIRKGDQVIVLTGRDKGKRGTVLSRESEDRIVVEGVNVVKKHVKPNPMKGTTGGVVDKTLSIHQSNVAIFNPATGKADRVGIKLVADAKTNKTTKVRVFRSSGDEIKA from the coding sequence ATGAACAAGATTCGCAAAGGCGACCAGGTCATCGTGTTGACCGGCCGCGACAAGGGCAAGCGTGGCACGGTGCTGTCGCGCGAAAGTGAAGACCGCATCGTGGTCGAAGGCGTGAACGTGGTGAAGAAGCACGTCAAGCCGAACCCGATGAAGGGGACGACCGGCGGTGTCGTCGACAAGACCCTGTCGATCCACCAGTCCAACGTCGCCATCTTCAACCCTGCCACCGGCAAGGCCGATCGCGTGGGCATCAAGTTGGTGGCCGACGCCAAGACCAACAAGACCACCAAGGTCCGCGTCTTCCGCTCCAGCGGCGACGAAATCAAGGCGTAA
- the rplC gene encoding 50S ribosomal protein L3, translating into MSLSNRLGLLGRKVGMMRIFTDDGDAIPVTVLDVSNNRVTQVKTAETDGYSAIQVAFGTRKASRVSKPEAGHLAKAGVEAGEILKEFRVAADVASGFKPGAQVPVTTFAVGQLVDVQGTSIGKGFTGTIKRHNFGSQRASHGNSRSHNVPGSISMAQDPGRVFPGKKMSGHLGDVTKTVQNLDVVRVDEARQLLLVRGAVPGSKNGHVVVSPAVKVKVKKGAQ; encoded by the coding sequence ATGAGTCTGAGCAACCGTCTCGGTTTGCTGGGCCGCAAGGTGGGCATGATGCGCATCTTCACGGACGATGGCGACGCCATTCCCGTGACCGTGCTCGACGTGTCCAACAACCGCGTCACCCAGGTCAAGACCGCAGAGACCGACGGCTACAGCGCCATCCAGGTGGCGTTCGGCACCCGCAAAGCATCGCGCGTGTCCAAGCCTGAAGCTGGCCACCTCGCGAAAGCGGGCGTCGAAGCTGGCGAAATCCTCAAGGAATTCCGCGTGGCTGCCGATGTGGCGTCGGGCTTCAAGCCTGGCGCGCAAGTTCCGGTGACCACCTTCGCCGTGGGCCAACTGGTGGACGTGCAAGGCACCTCCATCGGCAAGGGCTTCACCGGCACCATCAAGCGCCACAACTTCGGCTCGCAGCGCGCGTCGCACGGCAACAGCCGTTCGCACAACGTGCCGGGCTCGATCTCGATGGCGCAGGATCCGGGTCGTGTGTTCCCCGGCAAGAAGATGTCGGGTCACCTCGGTGATGTGACCAAGACCGTGCAAAACCTCGATGTGGTCCGCGTGGACGAAGCCCGCCAGCTGCTGCTGGTGCGCGGCGCCGTCCCGGGCTCGAAGAACGGCCATGTGGTCGTGAGCCCCGCCGTCAAGGTGAAGGTCAAGAAAGGAGCCCAGTAA
- the rpsC gene encoding 30S ribosomal protein S3 has translation MGQKIHPTGFRLPVTRNWASRWYASNQNFATMLAEDLKVRDYLKARLKSAAVSRILIERPAKNARITIFSARPGVVIGKKGEDIENLKAELTKRLGVPVAVNIEEVRKPEIDAQLIADSITQQLEKRIMFRRAMKRAMQNAMRLGAQGIKLMSSGRLNGIEIARCEWYREGRVPLHTLKADIDYGFSEAHTTYGVIGVKCWVYRGDRLANGELAPQAKPEVQEDDRRPRRGPRPGGPGAPGGRGDRGAPRRDGGRPTEGAAAAPAAPASDAPKAPAVKRVRKAPTEAKGE, from the coding sequence ATGGGACAAAAAATCCACCCAACCGGGTTCCGCCTGCCGGTCACGCGCAACTGGGCCTCGCGTTGGTACGCATCGAACCAGAACTTCGCCACCATGCTGGCCGAAGACCTGAAGGTTCGTGACTACCTCAAGGCGCGCCTGAAGAGCGCTGCGGTGTCGCGCATCCTCATCGAGCGCCCCGCCAAGAACGCCCGCATCACCATCTTCTCGGCACGTCCGGGCGTGGTGATCGGCAAGAAGGGCGAGGACATCGAAAACCTGAAGGCCGAACTGACCAAGCGTCTGGGCGTGCCGGTGGCCGTGAACATCGAGGAAGTGCGCAAGCCCGAGATCGATGCCCAACTGATCGCCGACAGCATCACCCAGCAGCTCGAGAAGCGCATCATGTTCCGTCGCGCGATGAAGCGTGCGATGCAGAACGCGATGCGCCTGGGCGCCCAAGGCATCAAGCTGATGTCGTCGGGCCGCCTGAACGGCATCGAAATCGCTCGCTGCGAGTGGTATCGCGAAGGTCGCGTGCCCCTTCACACCCTCAAGGCCGACATCGACTACGGCTTCTCCGAAGCTCACACCACTTATGGCGTGATCGGCGTGAAGTGCTGGGTCTACCGCGGTGACCGTCTCGCCAATGGCGAGCTGGCACCCCAAGCCAAGCCGGAAGTGCAGGAAGACGATCGTCGCCCGCGTCGCGGCCCCCGCCCGGGTGGCCCTGGCGCTCCCGGCGGCCGTGGTGACCGTGGCGCTCCGCGCCGTGACGGTGGCCGTCCGACCGAAGGTGCCGCTGCAGCTCCCGCTGCGCCGGCTTCCGATGCGCCCAAGGCGCCGGCCGTCAAGCGTGTGCGCAAGGCGCCCACCGAGGCCAAAGGAGAATAA
- a CDS encoding peroxiredoxin, with the protein MLKVGDKLPAGALQEFIEVEGNGCSIGPNTFDIAKETAGKTIAVFALPGAYTPTCSAQHVPGYVQKAEELKKVGVDEIWCVSVNDAFVMGAWGRDQKTTGKVRMMADGSAAFANATGLTLDLTSRGMGVRSQRYSMLVQDGVVKTLNVEAPGKFEVSDADTLLEQAKKLKA; encoded by the coding sequence ATGCTCAAGGTTGGCGACAAGCTCCCCGCAGGCGCGCTGCAGGAATTCATCGAGGTCGAAGGCAACGGCTGTTCGATCGGCCCCAACACCTTCGACATCGCGAAAGAGACGGCCGGCAAGACCATTGCCGTGTTTGCGCTCCCCGGTGCCTACACCCCCACATGTTCGGCGCAGCACGTGCCGGGCTATGTGCAGAAGGCCGAAGAGCTGAAGAAGGTCGGTGTGGACGAGATCTGGTGCGTCTCGGTCAACGACGCCTTCGTGATGGGCGCTTGGGGGCGTGACCAGAAAACGACGGGCAAGGTGCGCATGATGGCCGATGGCAGCGCTGCCTTCGCCAACGCCACCGGCCTGACGCTGGATCTGACGTCGCGCGGCATGGGAGTGCGCTCGCAGCGCTACTCCATGCTGGTGCAAGACGGCGTGGTCAAGACGCTGAACGTCGAGGCGCCCGGCAAGTTCGAGGTGAGCGATGCCGACACCTTGCTTGAACAAGCGAAGAAGCTGAAGGCCTGA
- the rplW gene encoding 50S ribosomal protein L23: protein MSTSTQKPKHDEGRLAQVLVAPIVSEKATAAAEKNNQVLFKVLRDATKPEIKAAVELLFKVEVESVQTVVQKGKVKRFGRSVGRRDHVKKAYVSLKEGQELNFSGEAA from the coding sequence ATGAGCACCTCAACCCAAAAGCCCAAGCACGACGAAGGTCGCCTGGCCCAGGTGCTGGTCGCTCCGATCGTGAGCGAAAAGGCAACCGCCGCTGCCGAGAAGAACAACCAAGTGCTGTTCAAGGTGCTGCGCGACGCCACCAAGCCCGAGATCAAGGCCGCTGTCGAGCTGCTGTTCAAGGTCGAGGTCGAGTCCGTTCAGACCGTGGTGCAAAAAGGCAAGGTCAAGCGTTTCGGCCGTTCGGTCGGTCGCCGTGACCACGTCAAGAAGGCCTACGTGTCGCTGAAGGAAGGCCAAGAGCTCAACTTCTCCGGGGAGGCCGCGTAA
- the rplR gene encoding 50S ribosomal protein L18 — protein sequence MSLTKKDQRIRRSRQTRARIAVQRVARLTVFRTNLHIYASVISDDGSQVLASASTVEADVRKELGAAGKGGNVNAATLIGKRIAEKAKAAGIEKVAFDRAGFAYHGRVKALAEAAREAGLQF from the coding sequence ATGTCTCTGACCAAGAAGGACCAGCGCATTCGCCGCTCCCGCCAGACCCGCGCCCGCATTGCGGTGCAGCGCGTGGCCCGCCTGACGGTGTTCCGTACCAACCTGCACATCTATGCCAGCGTCATCTCCGACGACGGCAGCCAGGTGCTCGCCAGCGCCTCGACGGTCGAAGCCGACGTGCGCAAGGAACTCGGCGCTGCCGGCAAGGGCGGCAACGTCAACGCTGCCACGCTGATCGGCAAGCGCATCGCCGAGAAGGCCAAGGCCGCCGGCATCGAGAAGGTTGCGTTCGATCGCGCCGGTTTCGCTTATCACGGCCGCGTGAAGGCCCTGGCTGAAGCCGCGCGTGAAGCCGGCCTGCAGTTCTAA
- the rplV gene encoding 50S ribosomal protein L22 — protein sequence METKAIVRGVRLSADKGRLVADMVRGKKVDQALNILTFTPKKAAGIIKKCLESAIANAEHNDGADIDELTVKTIYVEQGATLKRFSARAKGRGNRISKPTAHIYITVGN from the coding sequence ATGGAAACCAAAGCTATCGTTCGCGGCGTCCGCCTCTCGGCTGACAAGGGTCGGCTGGTGGCCGACATGGTCCGCGGCAAGAAGGTGGACCAGGCGCTCAACATCCTGACGTTCACCCCCAAGAAAGCTGCCGGCATCATCAAGAAGTGCCTCGAGTCCGCGATCGCGAACGCCGAGCACAACGACGGTGCCGACATCGACGAGCTGACCGTGAAGACGATCTACGTCGAGCAAGGTGCCACGCTGAAGCGTTTCTCCGCACGTGCCAAGGGCCGCGGCAATCGCATCAGCAAGCCGACCGCGCACATCTACATCACCGTCGGCAACTAA
- the rplF gene encoding 50S ribosomal protein L6 — MSRVGKMPIAIPKGVDVSITAEQISIKGSLGTLVRPVNSLVTVKSADGKVTFAPANDSVEADAMSGTMRALVNNMVNGVSKGFERKLTLVGVGFRAQAAGQKLNLQIGFSHPVAKDMPAGIKVECPTQTEIIIKGSDRQVVGQIAAEVRAIRPPEPYKGKGIRYADEKVTIKETKKK; from the coding sequence ATGTCCCGCGTTGGAAAAATGCCGATCGCCATCCCCAAGGGTGTGGATGTGTCGATCACCGCTGAGCAAATCAGCATCAAGGGTTCGCTCGGCACGCTGGTGCGTCCCGTGAACTCGCTCGTGACCGTGAAGAGCGCTGACGGCAAGGTGACCTTTGCCCCGGCCAATGACTCGGTCGAAGCCGACGCCATGTCGGGCACCATGCGTGCGCTGGTGAACAACATGGTCAACGGCGTGAGCAAAGGCTTCGAGCGCAAACTGACGCTCGTCGGCGTGGGCTTCCGTGCCCAGGCTGCCGGCCAGAAGCTCAACCTGCAGATCGGTTTCTCGCACCCCGTGGCCAAAGACATGCCGGCTGGCATCAAGGTCGAGTGCCCGACGCAAACCGAAATCATCATCAAGGGTTCCGATCGCCAGGTCGTGGGTCAGATCGCCGCTGAAGTGCGCGCGATCCGCCCGCCTGAGCCTTACAAGGGCAAGGGCATCCGCTATGCGGACGAGAAGGTCACGATCAAGGAAACCAAGAAGAAGTAA
- the rpsE gene encoding 30S ribosomal protein S5 codes for MAKFTPRAQAEGNDDGLKEKMIAVNRVTKVVKGGRTLSFAALTVVGDGDGRIGMGKGKAKEVPVAVQKAMESARRNLFKVSLKNGTIHHKVVGEHGASRVLMAPAKPGDGIIAGGPMRAVFEVMGVTDIVCKSLGSSNPYNMVRATLDALKNISTPAEIAAKRGLTVEEILG; via the coding sequence ATGGCAAAGTTCACTCCCCGCGCACAAGCCGAAGGCAATGACGACGGCCTGAAGGAAAAGATGATCGCGGTGAACCGCGTCACCAAGGTGGTGAAGGGCGGTCGCACGCTGAGCTTCGCTGCGCTGACCGTGGTCGGTGATGGCGATGGCCGCATCGGCATGGGCAAGGGCAAGGCCAAGGAAGTGCCGGTCGCGGTGCAGAAGGCCATGGAATCGGCCCGCCGCAACCTGTTCAAGGTCTCGCTCAAGAACGGCACGATCCACCACAAGGTGGTCGGCGAGCACGGCGCATCGCGCGTGCTGATGGCTCCGGCCAAGCCCGGTGACGGCATCATCGCCGGCGGCCCGATGCGCGCCGTCTTCGAAGTGATGGGCGTGACCGACATCGTGTGCAAGAGCCTCGGCTCGTCGAACCCCTACAACATGGTTCGCGCCACGCTGGACGCGCTGAAGAACATCAGCACCCCGGCCGAGATCGCCGCCAAGCGCGGCCTGACGGTCGAAGAGATCCTCGGCTGA
- the rplD gene encoding 50S ribosomal protein L4, with translation MQLELLNEQGQATSKVDAPDTVFARDYNEALVHQIVVAFQANARQGTRAQLDRAEVKHTTKKPWRQKGTGRARAGMSSSPLWRGGGRIFPNSPNENFSQKVNKKMYRAGMAAIFSQLAREGRLAVVDSISVDSPKTKQLAAKLKAMGLSSVLVIADQVDDNLALASRNLANVLVVEPRYADPLALVHYKKVLVTKAAIEQLKEMFA, from the coding sequence ATGCAGCTCGAGCTCCTGAATGAACAAGGCCAGGCGACCTCCAAGGTCGACGCGCCCGACACCGTGTTCGCCCGCGACTACAACGAAGCGCTGGTGCACCAGATCGTCGTGGCCTTCCAGGCCAACGCCCGCCAAGGCACGCGCGCTCAGCTCGACCGCGCCGAGGTGAAGCACACGACCAAGAAGCCGTGGCGCCAGAAGGGCACCGGCCGCGCTCGTGCGGGTATGTCCTCGTCGCCGCTGTGGCGTGGGGGCGGTCGCATCTTCCCGAACAGCCCGAACGAAAACTTCAGCCAAAAGGTCAACAAGAAGATGTACCGCGCCGGCATGGCCGCCATCTTCTCGCAGCTGGCCCGTGAAGGCCGCCTGGCGGTGGTCGATTCGATCTCGGTCGATTCGCCCAAGACCAAGCAACTCGCCGCCAAGCTGAAGGCCATGGGCCTGTCCAGCGTGCTGGTGATCGCCGACCAGGTGGACGACAACCTGGCGCTGGCCTCGCGCAACCTGGCCAACGTGCTGGTCGTCGAGCCGCGCTACGCCGATCCGCTGGCCCTCGTGCACTACAAGAAGGTGCTCGTGACCAAGGCCGCGATCGAGCAACTCAAGGAGATGTTCGCATGA
- the rpmC gene encoding 50S ribosomal protein L29: MKASELRAKDVAALEKEVADLMKAHFGLRMQKATQQLTNHTTLGNTRRDIARAKTILAEKKKGAAK, translated from the coding sequence ATGAAAGCATCTGAACTCCGCGCCAAGGACGTTGCTGCACTCGAGAAGGAAGTGGCTGACCTGATGAAGGCCCACTTCGGTCTGCGCATGCAGAAGGCGACCCAGCAGTTGACCAACCACACGACGCTGGGCAATACCCGCCGTGACATCGCTCGTGCCAAGACCATCCTGGCCGAGAAGAAGAAAGGGGCCGCGAAATGA
- the rplP gene encoding 50S ribosomal protein L16, which produces MLQPARRKFRKEQKGRNTGVATRGAAVSFGDFGLKATERGRLTARQIEAARRAISRHIKRGGRIFIRIFPDKPISQKPAEVRMGNGKGNPEYYVAEIVPGKVLYEINGVPEQLAREAFKLASAKLPLSTTFVARQVGA; this is translated from the coding sequence ATGCTGCAACCTGCACGCAGAAAATTCCGCAAGGAACAAAAAGGTCGCAACACCGGTGTCGCCACGCGTGGCGCTGCCGTGTCGTTCGGCGACTTTGGCCTCAAGGCCACCGAGCGCGGCCGCCTGACGGCGCGCCAGATCGAAGCGGCTCGCCGCGCGATCTCGCGCCACATCAAGCGCGGTGGTCGCATCTTCATCCGCATCTTCCCCGACAAGCCGATCTCGCAGAAGCCGGCCGAAGTCCGCATGGGCAACGGCAAGGGCAACCCCGAGTACTACGTGGCCGAGATCGTCCCGGGCAAGGTGCTGTACGAAATCAACGGCGTGCCTGAACAGCTGGCCCGCGAAGCGTTCAAGCTGGCTTCGGCCAAGCTGCCGCTGAGCACCACGTTCGTCGCCCGCCAAGTGGGCGCCTGA
- the rpsN gene encoding 30S ribosomal protein S14, translating into MAKTSLIQRELKREQLVAKYKKKYDELKATANDAKKSDEERYAARLALQQLPRNAYPTRQRNRCELTGRPRGTFRKFGLARNKIRELAFKGDIPGVIKASW; encoded by the coding sequence ATGGCTAAAACTTCCCTCATCCAGCGCGAACTGAAGCGCGAGCAACTGGTCGCCAAGTACAAGAAGAAGTACGACGAGCTCAAGGCCACTGCCAACGACGCGAAGAAGTCCGACGAAGAGCGCTACGCCGCCCGTCTGGCTCTGCAGCAGCTGCCCCGCAACGCCTACCCGACCCGCCAGCGCAACCGCTGCGAACTGACCGGCCGCCCCCGTGGCACGTTCCGCAAGTTCGGTCTGGCCCGCAACAAGATCCGCGAACTGGCCTTCAAGGGTGACATCCCCGGTGTCATCAAGGCGAGCTGGTAA
- the rplB gene encoding 50S ribosomal protein L2, giving the protein MAVIKVKPTSPGRRGVVKVVHPHLHKGKPEASLVEPQFQHSGRNNNGHITIRHKGGGHKHHYRVVDFVRNKDGIPAKVERIEYDPNRTAHIALVCYADGERRYIIAPRGLEVGSTVISGAEAPIKAGNTLPIRNIPVGSVIHCIELLPGKGAQIARSAGTSTTLLAREGTYAQVRLRSGEVRRIHIDCRATIGEVSNEEHSLRQYGKAGAIRWKGIRPTVRGVAMNPVDHPHGGGEGRTGEGQVPVSPWNTMTKGYRTRNNKRTQTFIVSRRKK; this is encoded by the coding sequence ATGGCCGTCATCAAAGTCAAACCGACCTCGCCTGGCCGTCGTGGTGTGGTGAAGGTGGTGCATCCGCACCTGCACAAGGGCAAGCCGGAAGCGTCGCTCGTCGAGCCGCAATTCCAGCACTCGGGCCGCAACAACAACGGTCACATCACGATTCGCCACAAGGGCGGTGGTCACAAGCACCACTACCGCGTGGTCGACTTCGTGCGCAACAAGGATGGCATCCCGGCAAAGGTCGAGCGCATCGAGTACGACCCGAACCGCACGGCGCACATTGCGCTGGTCTGCTACGCCGATGGCGAGCGCCGCTACATCATCGCCCCGCGCGGTCTGGAAGTGGGCTCCACCGTGATCTCGGGCGCCGAAGCCCCGATCAAGGCCGGCAACACGCTGCCTATTCGCAACATCCCCGTGGGCTCGGTGATCCATTGCATCGAGCTGCTGCCGGGCAAGGGTGCGCAGATCGCCCGTTCGGCCGGTACGTCGACGACGCTGCTGGCTCGCGAAGGTACCTACGCCCAGGTTCGCCTGCGCTCGGGTGAAGTGCGCCGCATCCACATCGATTGCCGCGCCACCATCGGTGAAGTGTCGAACGAAGAGCACAGCCTGCGCCAGTACGGCAAGGCCGGTGCGATCCGCTGGAAGGGCATCCGCCCGACCGTCCGCGGCGTTGCCATGAACCCGGTGGATCACCCGCACGGTGGCGGCGAAGGCCGTACCGGCGAAGGCCAGGTGCCGGTGTCGCCTTGGAACACGATGACCAAGGGCTACCGCACTCGCAACAACAAGCGCACGCAGACGTTCATCGTCTCGCGTCGCAAGAAGTAA
- the rplE gene encoding 50S ribosomal protein L5: MAKQQAQAAQAGVPAARLQKVYRETIAPALIEKFGYKSPMQVPRITKITLNMGVSEAVSDKKVMEHAVGDLTKIAGQKPVVTKSKKAIAGFKIRDGVPIGCMVTLRGVQMYEFLDRFVTIALPRVRDFRGISGRSFDGRGNYNIGVKEQIIFPEIEYDKVDALRGLNISITTTAKSDDECKALLSAFKFPFKN; encoded by the coding sequence ATGGCCAAGCAACAAGCCCAAGCCGCCCAAGCAGGCGTGCCCGCAGCCCGTCTGCAGAAGGTCTACCGTGAGACCATCGCTCCGGCGCTCATCGAGAAGTTCGGCTACAAGTCGCCGATGCAGGTTCCTCGCATCACCAAGATCACGCTCAACATGGGTGTGAGCGAAGCGGTGTCCGACAAGAAGGTCATGGAACACGCCGTGGGCGACCTGACCAAGATCGCCGGCCAGAAGCCCGTGGTCACCAAGAGCAAGAAGGCCATCGCCGGCTTCAAGATCCGTGACGGTGTGCCCATCGGCTGCATGGTCACCCTGCGTGGCGTCCAGATGTATGAATTCCTGGACCGCTTCGTGACGATCGCGCTGCCCCGCGTGCGCGACTTCCGCGGCATCTCGGGCCGTTCGTTCGATGGTCGTGGCAACTACAACATCGGCGTCAAAGAACAGATCATCTTCCCCGAGATCGAGTACGACAAGGTGGATGCGCTGCGTGGTCTGAACATCAGCATCACGACGACCGCGAAGAGCGACGACGAGTGCAAGGCACTGCTGTCGGCCTTCAAATTCCCGTTCAAGAACTGA
- the rpsQ gene encoding 30S ribosomal protein S17, producing MTATAGEIKIDAPGKNQRKLVGKVVSDKRSKTVTVLIERRTKHELYGKIVAKSSKYHAHDEKNEYKLGDTVEIAESRPISKTKSWVVTRLVEKAREV from the coding sequence ATGACTGCCACCGCCGGTGAAATCAAGATCGACGCTCCGGGCAAGAACCAGCGCAAGCTGGTCGGCAAGGTCGTCAGCGACAAGCGTTCCAAGACCGTCACGGTCCTGATCGAGCGTCGCACCAAGCACGAGCTGTACGGCAAGATCGTCGCCAAGTCCAGCAAGTACCACGCGCACGACGAGAAGAACGAGTACAAGCTCGGTGACACCGTCGAGATCGCTGAAAGCCGCCCGATCTCCAAGACCAAGTCGTGGGTCGTGACCCGCCTGGTCGAGAAGGCTCGCGAAGTCTGA
- the rplN gene encoding 50S ribosomal protein L14 has translation MIQMQSRLDVADNTGAKSVQCIKVLGGSKRRYAGIGDVIKVSIKEAAPRGRVKKGEVYSAVVVRTAKGVRRQDGSLVKFDGNAAVLLNAKLEPIGTRIFGPVTRELRTERFMKIVSLAPEVL, from the coding sequence ATGATTCAAATGCAATCGCGGCTTGACGTCGCGGACAACACTGGCGCGAAGTCCGTCCAGTGCATCAAGGTGCTCGGCGGCTCCAAGCGTCGTTATGCCGGCATCGGTGACGTGATCAAGGTTTCCATCAAGGAAGCTGCGCCGCGTGGCCGCGTGAAGAAGGGCGAGGTCTACAGCGCCGTCGTCGTTCGCACCGCCAAGGGCGTGCGCCGCCAAGACGGTTCGCTGGTCAAGTTCGACGGCAATGCCGCTGTCCTGCTGAACGCCAAGCTCGAGCCGATCGGCACCCGCATCTTCGGCCCGGTGACGCGTGAACTGCGCACCGAGCGTTTCATGAAGATCGTTTCGCTCGCACCCGAAGTGCTCTGA